A region from the Triticum aestivum cultivar Chinese Spring chromosome 3D, IWGSC CS RefSeq v2.1, whole genome shotgun sequence genome encodes:
- the LOC123075749 gene encoding xylan glycosyltransferase MUCI21-like, which produces MASKLPDTTKSLGAGAMDVEDGSGGGGKKVAGKWPGFVHFFFVLTVVMCALVYAPRFLSPAVPVDFLGPRQPSPSGRAAAVQGRSVHSGRGNEGDALVLDNQVNSPCAWMGSHGICCDRSDYNTDVCFIAGDVRTDAASLSLLLYPPPNGTANANANATVAEKEEVVRPYTRKWEKGVMANIQEVRLRAARPEEADAHRCDVRHDAPALVMTAGGYTGNLFHAFNDGFLPVWLTVQHLRRRVVLAVLEYNPWWAGTFPEVVSGLSRHHVIDILHDKRTHCFPGAIVGTRFHGILEVDPARTRDNRTLVDFHDFLAGAYKDDGAYSEVHTTAPAPRQQRRPRLGLYSRKGTRVIENEAAVARLGESVGFDVSVLETANGAPLSSEYARVSACDVLAGVHGADLTKLLFLRPGRAALLQVAPLGVPAVARGCYEKATTMMAMHYEQYDAAANESSLVRKYAADDVVLRDPEAATRGRGWDLIARVYLSGQNVTLDLDRFGDTLRKLHARALRLPVGGP; this is translated from the coding sequence ATGGCCTCGAAGCTCCCCGACACGACCAAGAGCCTCGGTGCCGGCGCCATGGACGTTgaggacggcagcggcggcggcggcaagaagGTGGCTGGTAAGTGGCCGGGCTTCGTCCATTTCTTCTTCGTTCTCACCGTTGTCATGTGCGCGCTCGTCTACGCGCCGCGCTTCCTGTCGCCCGCCGTGCCCGTCGACTTCTTGGGGCCGCGCCAGCCGTCGCCGTCCGGTAGAGCAGCCGCAGTACAAGGACGGAGCGTGCACAGTGGCCGCGGCAATGAGGGCGACGCGCTGGTTCTCGACAACCAGGTGAACTCCCCGTGCGCGTGGATGGGCAGCCATGGCATCTGCTGCGACCGCTCGGACTACAACACCGACGTGTGCTTCATTGCCGGCGACGTGCGCACGGACGCCGCGTCCCTCTCGTTGCTGCTCTACCCGCCGCCCAACGGCACCGCCAACGCCAACGCAAACGCTACcgtggcggagaaggaggaggtggtgcGGCCCTACACGCGCAAGTGGGAGAAGGGGGTGATGGCCAACATCCAGGAGGTGCGGCTCCGCGCGGCCCGGCCGGAGGAGGCCGACGCGCACCGGTGTGACGTGCGGCACGACGCGCCGGCGCTGGTGATGACGGCGGGCGGGTACACGGGGAACCTGTTCCACGCGTTCAACGACGGTTTCCTGCCGGTGTGGCTGACGGTGCAGCACCTCCGCCGCCGCGTGGTCCTGGCCGTGCTGGAGTACAACCCGTGGTGGGCCGGCACGTTCCCGGAGGTCGTGTCGGGGCTCTCGCGCCACCACGTGATCGACATCCTGCACGACAAGCGCACGCACTGCTTCCCGGGGGCCATCGTGGGGACCCGCTTCCACGGCATTCTCGAGGTCGACCCGGCTCGGACCCGGGACAACCGGACCCTCGTCGACTTCCACGACTTCCTTGCCGGCGCGTACAAGGACGACGGCGCGTACTCGGAAGTGCACACCACGGCGCCGGCTccccggcagcagcggcggccgaGGCTGGGGCTGTACTCGCGCAAGGGGACGCGGGTGATCGAgaacgaggcggcggtggcgcggctggGGGAGTCGGTGGGGTTCGACGTGTCCGTCCTGGAGACGGCGAACGGGGCGCCGCTGTCGTCGGAGTACGCGAGGGTGAGCGCGTGCGACGTGCTGGCGGGCGTGCACGGCGCGGACCTGACCAAGCTGCTCTTCCTCCGGCCGGGCCGCGCCGCGCTGCTGCAGGTGGCGCCGCTGGGCGTgccggccgtggcgcgcggctgcTACGAGAAGGCGACGACCATGATGGCGATGCACTACGAGCAGTACGACGCGGCGGCGAACGAGAGCTCGCTGGTCCGGAAGTACGCGGCGGACGACGTGGTGCTGCGCGACCCGGAGGCGGCGACGCGCGGGCGCGGGTGGGACCTCATCGCGCGCGTGTACCTCAGCGGCCAGAACGTGACCCTCGACCTCGACCGGTTCGGCGACACCCTGAGGAAGCTGCACGCTCGCGCCCTGCGGCTGCCGGTGGGAGGTCCGTAG